The Fibrobacter sp. DNA segment GATAACGCCAGCGGGCTGTTCCTTCTTGTAAATCTGGAGAACGTCTTCGAGGGTAACCGGTTCGAAGTACAGCTTGTCGGAAGTATCGTAGTCGGTAGAAACGGTTTCCGGGTTGCAGTTCACCATGATGGTTTCGTAACCCATTTCGCGGAGAGCCATTGCAGCGTGGCAGCAGCAATAGTCGAATTCGATGCCCTGGCCGATTCTGTTGGGGCCACCGCCGAGGATCATGATCTTCTTCGGGTTGTTGGTGGCGGTAGATTCGTCCTTGCAGTTGTAGGTAGAATAGTAGTAGTACTGGTCCTTCACGCCGCTAACAGGCACTGCGCACCAGCCTTCAACCATGCCAAGTTCGATACGCTTTGCACGAACGTCCTTTTCGCGGATGCCGAGGATCTTTGCGATGTACTTATCGCCAAAGCCGTCCTTCTTGGCCTGGATCAGGAGTTCGTCAGAAGGCATGCGACCCGGAGTCTTGAGCATCTTTTCTTCAAGTTCAACCAGTTCGCGCATCTGCTGCACGAAGTAAGCCTTTTCGTAAGTTGCTGCGAAAACTTCTTCGTCGGTTGCACCCTTACGGATGGCTTCGTACATCTGGAAGTGACGTTCAGAGGAAGCAGTCTTCATCATGTCGAGAAGTTCTTCCTTGGTCTTCTTGTTAAAGTCCTTAGCAAAGCCAAGACCTGCACGGCCATTTTCCAGACCGCGGATTGCCTTCTGGAGGGTTTCCTTATAGGTCTTACCGATAGCCATGACTTCGCCCACAGCCTTCATCTGGGTGCCCAGGCAGTCATCAACGCCGCGGAACTTTTCGAATGCCCAGCGAGCGAACTTCAGCACAACGTAGTCACCGCTCGGAGTATACTTTTCGAGGGTGCCGTCGCGCCAGTAGTCCATCTGGTCCAGAGTCATGCCAGCAGCGAGCTTTGCAGAAACCAGAGCGATGGGGAAACCGGTTGCCTTGGAAGCAAGAGCAGAGGAGCGAGAGGTACGGGGGTTGATTTCGATGATCACCACGCGGCCAGTCTTCGGGTCGTGTGCGAACTGAACGTTGGTACCGCCGATCACGCCGATAGCTTCAACGATCTTGAAAGCGTCGGTCTTCAGCTTTTCTTCAAGCTTCTTGTCGATGGTGAGGAACGGAGCGGCGCAGAAGGAGTCACCAGTATGAACGCCCACCGGGTCGATGTTTTCGATGAAGCAGATAGCGATCATCTGATTCTTGGAGTCGCGAACCACTTCGACTTCCAGTTCTTCCCAACCGAGAATGGATTCTTCGATGAGGCACTGGTGAGTCATGGAAAGTTCAAGGCCGTTACCACAAATGGTACGGAGTTCTTCGACGTTGTAGCAGAAGCCGCCACCTGCACCACCCATGGTGTAAGCCGGACGAACTACAACAGGGTAGCCGATCTCAGCAACGATCTTTTCGGCTTCTTCAACAGAATGGCAAATGCCGGAGCGCGGGGTGTCGATGCCCAGCTGCTGCATGGTAGCCTTGAAGATTTCACGGTCTTCGCCGCGTTCGATAGCGTCCAGGTTCACGCCGATCACCTTAACGCCGTACTTGTCCAGGATGCCAGCCTTGTTCAGGGCGGAAGACAGGTTCAGGCCAGTCTGACCACCAAGGTTGGGGAGCAATGCCTGAGGACGTTCCTTGGCAATGATCTGCTCCAAGCGTTCGAGGTTCAGCGGTTCGATATAAGTAGCGTCAGCCATGACCGGGTCGGTCATGATGGTTGCCGGGTTAGAGTTCACCAGCACGATCTTGTAACCCTGTTCGCGCAGAGCCTTACAGGCCTGGGTGCCAGAGTAGTCGAATTCGCAAGCCTGGCCAATAACAATAGGACCAGAGCCGATGATGAGAACCTTATCGATACCTTCGATCTTCATTTTTTATCTCCGTGTGTTAACAACTAAAATTCGTGCGGTTTTCGCCGCATAAAAAGAGAGCTGAACCAAAAGGTCCAGCTCCAATAAAATCAACAATCTTGGAAACAGAAAGGGAATGAATAGAAACAGAAGAAACACCAACAGCGGCGGTTCGCTTCGCAGCGCACTTAGCAATGTCTTGGGTCTTCAGAATTTCCATCATCTCTAACTAAAATTCACAAGGTTTAAACTTGCGCAAATATAGTTAGAAATGTAAAACCATTCAACAGTTTTTAACAAAAAATGTAATGCCGTTAATCTTCCCCGGCAGTATCTTCCCTAAAGGAGTCATTCATTCCAGGATCATTACGATCCTTACAGATGGAAGAATCGCGATTATTAAGGCAATCATCATCTTCGCCATCAACCGCGCCCGTGCCACCACATGCAGTAAATCCGGCAACAAGAGCAAACAACAGGAACAATCCCAAGAACTTCTTCTTCATAGGTTTCTCCTTCTTTATAACTTATTGATACACAGCAAGTTATATATAACAAAATATTTCTTTTGTCAATGGGAGATACCCCCCAAAAAACTTTTGAAGACAAAAAAAACGCCCACCCGAAGGTGAGCGTCATAAAGCTTTTTAGGCTAAATAAGGATTACTTGCCTGGCACTGCTTCGCAGCGCCTCGCAATCGGTTCGGTCATGCCGACCATGCGAGCATGGTCGTCGCGACGCCCTCCTTACTTGCTCTTCTTAGCAGCCTTCTTAGCAGAAGCGGTAGCCTTGAGAGCTGCGCCAACCTTGAAGGAAACAGTCTTGGAAGCCTTGATCTTGATGGTAGCACCAGTCTGCGGATTGCGGCCAGTACGTGCAGCGCGTTCCTTAACCTGGAAAGTACCGAAGCCGATCAACTGAACGTTGCCGTCCTTCTTGATGCCAGCAGCGATGCCGTCGAGCACAGCGTCAACAGCGCGGCCTGCAGCGGCCTTGGATTCAATGCCAGCTTCCTTGTTAGCGAGGATAGCTTCGATCAATTCTTGCTTATTCATTTTATAACTCCTTGAGTTGGTTTAAGAATTTATGACTTTATTATACTTTTTTTTTGAATGATAAGTGCGAGTCTTTCAAAAAAAGATGCAAAAAAAACGACACAATCGTTGTAAAATCAAGCCTCGGGGCTAGGTTCGCCCTCGTCCTCCGCAATCTCGTCAGCTTTTTTCTGAATCTTTTCCAAGTAAACTAAGCAGATACAAGTGAACGGAATTGCAACAATCAAGCCAAGGAAACCAAGCAACTTGCCCCAGATAGAAAGGGAAAGCAAAATGCCTACCGGCGGCAGATCCATTGAGGATCCTACGATTTTTGGAACGAGGAAGAAGTCCTGAATAACCTGGACAAGACCATAGATTGCAAGGACAATCACAGCCACTTCCCAGAAAGGCATTGCAGTATCCAACGCATAGACCACCGCCAGCAGCAAGGCCAAAGGAATGGTCGTCAACTGCAAATAGGGAATCATGTTCAACGCACCTGAGAACAAACCGAAGGCAACTCCCATAGGCAGTCCAATGATTCCAAAGCCAATTGCGTACAGGACTCCCACCGTCAGTGCCACCAAGGACTGGGCACGGAAGTAGCTTCCCATGAAGCGATCAACTTCTTTTCCAAAATCAGCTGCATCAATCCTGAACTTTCTCGGAACCAAGCTCTTAGCTCCGCGGCGAAGTTTCGGCATATCCAACATAATGAACACGAGATACATGAAAATCAAGGCCGCACCAGACAACCAGGCAATCAAGTGCGATGTCTTAGACAACAAGCCCCAAGCACTTGGAAGAACGCGGTCAGCCACAGATTGTGCAGACTGCCAAAAGTCAAGGCTACGCATGGACTTCGCAATCTGATCCCACGAAATCATTCCCTTCACAGATTGCCACATGTCTTCAGGAACGAACACAGAAATTCGAGACACCCAGGTGGAATCACTGAACATCTTCGGGATAAGTTCACCCAGGTGTCGGACTTCGTTTACCACCATAGGAACAAACACATAACCGGCCCCAGTAACAATCAAAGCCAAAGCAAATATCACAAGGACAACAGCAATGATGCGATGTTTCAATTTTTCTTGAAGTTTGCAAACCACAGGGTCCAGGATGTAGGCCAACAAGAATGCAGCAAAGAACGGGAACAAGACTCCGCTCAAATAGTTCAGCACCCAAAGCATGGCTCCAATACCAAGAACCACAATAAGGTTACGCATAATTCTATCAATAGTCCATGCGCGTCTCATCAGCGTCTCCTTATCCAAATCAGCGAAGCAATCCACAGCAGAAGCATCAAGCCAAGAACTACGTACATTACCGTAACGAAGCTGTGGTTCTCGCCCCACAGTCTCACACCTCGCAACTTAATTTCATCAGGAATGCCAAGCATGGTTCCTTCGCCGCTGGACACTTCCAGCATCACACCACGCTGAAGGTATTTCATGCCATCGTCCTTATCAAGACCTCGGTCGGCAAACCAACGGTCAGGCACATTCAAATCCTGCAAGGACAATGCGACAACGCCCTTGCCCACTGCAGTTGATTTCTGCAGCGGTCGGTAGCTTGCATACAAGTTATCCTTACTGTATACCGGATCGTTGTTCAGCATGCGGGTAGTCACGTTACGCATGCGTCCTGTTTCAACAAGAACTTCTATGGAATCAAATCTTGAGAAGTCAAAGAAATCTGCAGACGGCCTTTTGTTTACCGACATCAAGTTGAAACCAATGCCAGCATAGGGATAAGCCATTCCAGAATGAATGTTCACATCCGCCGTAATCACGGAATCCGTCTGCTTCAAGTCGCAAACAGAAAAGCCACCCAGGTCGCGGTCCGTCAACGCATAGACTTCATAAACATTAGACGGAAAGATTGTCAGTTCATTGGAGTGAAAACTAAAGAATGCAGCAACCCACAAGGATGCCAAGATTGCAAGTATGGTTGTCGGAGCTGCAAATGATTTCACGTTTTACTTTCCGTCAGATTTCTTTTCGCAGGAATTCTTGCGACCAATGGCAACAACAGTCAAACCAAGAATAATGAACAACACCACACCGAAGGCAAAGTTGCTCACACCCTTAGCGGTTATCTCGTGAATAACCAAGGAATACTTTTGGCCGCGTTTCTGATTCCAACCCGGAGCAATTTCCAAACGGGCAATAGTTTCCTGATGGCGACGGTTCATGGAAGGGTCAACCTTGCCGTCAGTATACCAGAAATCGGGAGTGTAGAAATGCTCCATGGGAACAACAATACGCAGACGTCCATCCTCGAGAGGCACTTCCTTCAACAACAAGCGGAAGGAACGGAGGTTTTCCGGTTTTGTAACATCGGGATCAAAGGCCCAAATCTTGACAAGGACTTCCTTTGTTCCATGAGATTCCACATCAAAAACAACAGAGTCCACGAAAGTCCAGTTACGGTATTTCCCCTTTTCACCCTGACTCAGGTCAAAAACCAAGCCACACCATGCACCGCGCGCCGTATCAGCGCCAAGGGTACAGGAAAAATCCAGAACAGAATCTTTCGCAGAAAATTCAACTTCAGACAAACCACCATCGGCCTTGTCATCATAAGCAACAACAGTCATTCCGTCGGTCAACGGAAAGACGCTTTCAGTAAAGTAACGGTTGGGCAAGGCGAAATACACGCCAAGAACAACAGCAACTATTGCAGCGAGAACTGCATAAGTTTTAGCCATAAATTCTACTTGTCTTCGGGTTCGAGAATCGGTTTCAATCGCAGGTTATACTGCAGCAAATCCATCGGATCCTCATCCGGCATCTTTTCGCCAATAAACTTGTCTACAAGATTGAAAAGCCAGCGGATGAAGAAGAAATGGTGCTTTTCCTCTTTGCCAGGCACCTGGAACGGATGCTCCAGGGTACGCTTAAGCAACGCCACCGTCATGGACGGAGTAAAGTGGAACATCTTGCAGCAAGTCGTCACCTTACCATCGGTACCATAATCCGGAAGCTTACCCTCAACTAACGGTTCCCCATGGTCAATACAGCAAACATTATCGCAAACCGGGTCCTGCACATTCTTGGCAAGCAAAGCCTTCAGCCAAAGTTCACGGGACTTGTCCGAGAGGTCAGAACGGAAAGCCATAGTCTGATCGCAGGGGAAGAACGTGGAATAGCAGTGAGGACAAATGCGGAGGTCGAGATGGAGGATCTTGACTTCAGCAACTTCGGACTTACAATAAGGACATTGACTCATGAAAATGAATATAGCAAAAGGTTCCCACGCGGGGGTAGTTCTCACAGGTCCGGCGGCATCATTTTCAGTCCATTTTTTTATATTAGCAGACATGGCTAAAGTAGTACAAATCACCCCCGAAAATTTTGAAACCGAAATCGCCCAGGCCTCCGAGACCAAGGCCGTGGCCGTTCTTTTCTCTTCCGCCGAATACCCCGACTGCGCACCTTACGCCCAGCTGGTCGGCTCCTTCAGCACCAGCATGGACTTCACCCTGGGCGTCGTCAGTTGCGACGACCGAGCCAACATGCAGCTCATCCAGGCCTTCCGCGTCCGTTCCGTTCCCGAAGTTCATATCGTGGACAAGGGGCAGATTGCAGACGTTATCGCAGGAGTGCTCCCCGAAGCCGACCTCAAGAAGCGCCTGGAAAAGTTCTACACCTCCGACGAAACCCGCACCCAGAATACCCTGGAAGAAGCCATCGCCAACAAGCAGTTTGACGAAGCCCTCCCCCTCCTGAACGAAGCCTTGCAGAAGACTCCTGACGACAAGAAGCTCCTTCTCCTTTGGGCAAAGGCAAGCCTCGGCATGGGCGACACCGAGAAGGCCAAGGAAATTTTGAACAAATTCACAGAAGCCGACGACCAGTACAAGGAAGCCAAGTCCCTGCTGGAACTTCTGGATTTCCACGCCGAAGCCGCCAAGAAGGACGTCCAGGGCAAGGAAGCCATCGTCTATCAGCAGTGCTGCATCCTGGCCGCAGGCGAACAGTTCGAAGATGCCCTCCAGGCATTCCTCAACCTGTATGTGGAAGCTCCGGAATGGAACGACGGGGCAGCCAAGAAGGCCATGCTCACCCTGTTTGGAGTCCTAGGACCCAAGCACGAGCTCACTTGGAAGTACAGAGCCAAGCTGAATACGATTATGTTTATTTAGAGGTTCCAGGCTCGAGGTTCGAGGTGTAGCTTTTCATAATTTGTAACTTCGCGCGACTATATTTTCAAAAGGAGCGTTCCATCCGGAGCGTTCCTTTTTCTTTTTCCCGTTTTTTTTTCAAAATATCGCCCTTATCTTTTTAAAACAATCTTTAAAAACCTCATTTCACGCTTTTAAGGTCACTTATCTCTCGCCTCTCGTCTCTCGTCTCTCGTCTTTACTATATTCACTAGCGTATTTTATTGAATTAATACACCCGGGGTCTTACCCCATAGGATGACACATGAAAAAGATCAAATTCCAGGACACCTCCTTCCGTGATGGTTTCCAGTCTATTTTCGGTGCCCGCGTGTTCGCTAAGGACTTTATGCCGGCTGTTGAAGCAGCATGCCACGCAGGTATCACCCACTTTGAAGCAGGTGGCGGCGCCCGTTTCCAGGCCCTCTACCAAAACTGCGGCGAAGACGCATTCGACATGATGGACGAATTCCGTCGCGTTGTCGGCCCGAAGGCTCGCCTCCAGACCCTCGCCCGCGGTATTAACGTTGTGGCTCTGGCTCCCCAGCCCCGCGACATGATCAAGCTCCACGCTGACATGTTCAAGAAGCACGGCATGACCCGTATCCGTAACTTCGACGCCCTCAACGACGTGAACAACCTGATCTACTCCGGTAAGTGCATTACCGACGCCGGTCTGGAACACGAAGTCGTCGTTACCATGATGGAACTTCCTCCGGGATGCTCTGGTGCACACGACCCCGAATTCTACGAACGCATCCTCAAGAACATCCTGGATGCAGGCGTTCCCTTCGCTTCCGTTTGCTTCAAGGATGCTTCCGGTACCGCAAACCCCAACAAGGTTTACGAAACCTTCAAGCGCGCCCGTAAGCTCCTCGGCGACGACGTAGAACTCCGCATCCATAGCCATGATACCTGCGGTACTGGTGTAGCTCAGTACGTTGCAGCTATCAACGGTGGTGCAGATGGTGTTGACCTGGCTCGTAAGCCCCTCTCTGGTGGTACTTCTCAGCCGGACCTCTTCTCCATGTTCCACGCTCTCAAGGGCTCTGAATTCCAGCTGGCTCTTGGCGAAGACGGCATCGTCGACGATCACATCAAGGAACTCATGGACGCAAACAACGTCGCAGTTGAATGCCTCAAGGACTACAACTTCCCGCCCGAAGCTCGTCAGATCTCTCCGGACGTGATCTTCTCCCCCATGCCGGGTGGCGCACTTACCGCCAACACCCTCATGATGCGCGAAACCAAGACCTTCCACCTGTACGACAAGGTGATCAAGAACATGAGCGAATGCGTGGCTCGCGGTGGCTTTGCTTCTTCCGTGACCCCGGTTTCTCAGTTCTACTTCCAGCAGGCCTACATGAACACCATCAACGAAAACGCTGGTCGTGATCGTTGGTTCAAGATGACTGAAGGCTACGGCAAGATGCTCCTTGGCTACCAGGGTAAGACTCCTTGCGAACCGGATCCGGAACTGGTGAAGATCGCAGCAGACCAGTTCAAGATGGAACCGTTCTCTGTGGCTCATCCGGGCGTTCAGTGCGCAGAAGAAATCCTTGAACCGGGTATTCCGGCTGCAAAGAAGCAGCTTGAAGAAAACGGTCTTCCGGTTAACGATGAAAACATCTTCATCGTCGGCTGTCTCCAGACCAAGGCTGGCAACAAGGGTATCGAATTCCTCAAGGGTAACCGCCACATTGGCGTTCCCAAGAAGGACCCGAACGCAGCACCGGCTGTGGACACCAAGAACATGAAGGCTGGTCAGGCTTCCACTTACCGTATCGCCCTCGGCAACCAGAGCTGGGACGTCCAGGTAAGCACCCTCAAGTAAGGTGAAAGCCACAAAATTCCAGGAGCCACAAGGTTCCTATGGATGCAAGAAGCCCCGCGAATCAAATCGCGGGGTTTCTTGTTTTTTATTAAGCGTGCTAGCGAAAAAAAAACTCGCGACAAGCACGAGTTTTTCGGCAATCAATTTGCGCAACTAATCAGAAAGCGAAGGTTTTGCCAATGTACGCCGTGTAGTTCAGCAAGTCACCCCAAGCCGCACCGCCGTAAAATCCTGTCGGATGCCAATAAGTCAGCTTCCAAGAACGCGTCCACATGCCAGGTCCACCTTTAAGGAACGTGCTTAACTCCAAAGACAAGTTTCCATACTCAGATTGCTTACCAAAGCGAGCCCCCAACCAGGCGACCGTTGCTACGCCAAAGCCATAACGACCATCGGCATCACGAATAATGGGTGCATTGATCGTAATGGGACTAGTCTCTCCAGTTTCCTCATCTATCCCATAAACAACAACGGTGTCTGCGGCCAAATTCCCCCTCTTCTTGTCGTAGGAACCTCCGCCCTGAAACGCCTGTCCTCCAACGGCAAGGCCTGCAAAGAGGTAGGAGCCCATATTGAAATCAAAGCCTATCAATAAGCGTTCCTGCAAATTGGTGAAGTCATAGCGGTCTTTTCCGTCCGAGGTTTTAAGCCATTTTTTGTAGGCCCTATAATAAGTATCGGTCGAATCTAAGCAATCCTCGTCAGTACATGCAAAATTCAACTTACCATGAAAGCCAGACAACGCTGCGTTGAAGAACAAAAAAGAAGCCCCGCCACCCATTCTGTAGGTAAGGGATGCAGTACCACCTGCAGCACCAACATCAGAAACGTTCTCTGTCGCATCAGACAAGGAAACAAAGCCCGTCGCATCCAGAGTCATTTGAGAATCCTTATTGCTAGCATCAGCACGATGAGTAACAGGAGCTGTTTCAACCGCAGCACCCATAGAACGCATTCTCGGCGTACACCCAGTCAGGGATGCAGCCATCAACGCCAGCGTAATCAAAGGCACAATAGATTTAAACATACCATTTCCCCTTTTTATATAGCGTATAGAGAAGGTGTTCCTTTTTACAAAAGCGCACCTTCAACTAAACTATAAATAAATTGGGATTTGAGAAATGTTTTTTTCGCTTATTCAAAAAAACACCTGATTAATTATACACACTTCAGTACTCAATGTGCTCTGGAACACTAATCTTGATGCAGAAAATTTGTTTTGAGGAGTAATAGTCGTGTCAATAACGCTAGACAAGGGTATTTCCTTGCTCACAAACAAGCCATCAGCGGTTCCTCCCTTCAAAGAATACTGCCCCTTTTTGTAGGAGTCAAAGTATAGGGATGTTCCCTGACAAGTTCCTGGCCAATAAGAAACCTTCATTCTTGCATATTTCTCCAAATTTTTCTTTTCATTAAAATCCAAGTAAAATGCGGATCCTATGGCATTGAAATCAGCTCGCAAACCAGTCCCCAATTCATCCGCATACGGAGACAAAACAGTAGATTCCTGCCATGGTCGTGCAAGTACATTTGTATTGGGGTATATGAACTTATCAATCAAAGTCTCGGGTTGCTCTCGATCGTAAGCCTGTCTTTCGAATCGCGGATTTAGAATCGTCACATGGCCGCCGTCTGAATTCAAGACTAGACGGAACCATCTATAATGAGTGCTTACATCTTCGGCAAAATCAATTGGCCACTTCAAGGTATGCATATTCCCATCAACAGGAACATCGACTTCCTGCAGCTGCAATTGACCAGAACCAGACTTGCTCTTCAACAAAAGCAGTTCAGCCTTCATCCAAGACGACTTGGACGAATATGCCGAAATATCAACGACAAAATTTCCGTTGAACGAAACATTCGATCCATTATCAATCAACGCCACCTTATGCCACCCTGCAGGAACATCAAATGAAACCGCCTCGTTCATTTCCGTAGCACTGGTATTGTAATCATACCTTGCATATGCAAATTTGCGAGTCTTAACCAATCCCGCATTTCGAATCGCTTCCGGCATATTTGAAAGGTCCATGCAACTACCATAGGGATTAAACACACCTGTCAAGTTTTCATTGCGGAACGCAGACTTTTCAAAATCATAATCATATTTTGCAACTTCGCACATAAAGCGCCAAATATCGACCTGCATGCCAAGCAAGACATTAGTATCCACTTCACCTGAAGAATGAACAGGCAATTCAATATGACGTCCATTTGTGGGTTCATAAAAACGAGGGTGGGTTGGATCCACAGCAAACATCGCTGTTGCAGAACTTCTCGCTCCAGGATTTTCAAAAGACACATCTGTGTACTTTTCGGTGAACGCACAATTTCGTCTAATGGAAAAATCGTTATTGCAATACAAGTCCATGGCACTGACTGTTGGAATAAACGTACTGTTCTTTTGAAACAGCGTATCATCTTCCCAAGAGGTATTTATGCTAATCTTGGTAGAAGATCCAAATGGTAACGATTGTTTCATATTTTCAGGCATCGCATCTTTAAAACCGTTCCTCAGACTCTCATATATTTTTTGTGAGAACGGATAAGTACTTCCCTGAACAAAATCAAAAGCATTTTGGCTGGAAACTTTTTTTTTCGCATCCATATCATTAAACTTGTAAACCCTATTAAAAGCGATTTGTTTAGAATCAATTTGTTCAGCAGTACTCATTTCACTCTGAGCTCTTCCCAGAACGACACCTCCCTTTTTGGCAATCCTATCTAATTCATAGTATTTCGAAGGATGTACGTCGGAAATACCTTTCAACTGCCCCTGGGCAATTAAAATCGACGGATAATTTCGATGTTCCGCAGCCTTTCTATATTCGCTGAACAAGAAACGACTATCAGACAAATCATCTTCATACGTTGTATCACCCGATTCTTTCGTAATCTCATTGGTCAGCAGCAATTCACTGGCTCCAGGACCTTTAATCAAGTCAGCAAAAGCTTCAGCATCTGCAGAGCCTCCTTTTTTTGACCAGAAATCGATGGTGTGGAAAAGTCCCTTCGGCATCACAGCCCCTTGATGGGGCGAATCCAAGGAACCATAAATACGAATTGGCGCCTCAAGAAAATTACGCTCGATATCATACCTATAGGCTCCATAACGTCCTATGATACCGCCTTGACTTACACCCAAAACAATGATTCCGTCCTGCTGCATATTCGGAAATCCAAAATACCTGTTACCACATACAAAGTGCAGAAGATTTGCGAAATGGAAAGAATTTTCCACCAAGGATTTTCGAACTGTTTCCGAGAATTGAACAAGAATTGGCGTATATCCAAATTCAACAAGCATATCTGTAAGCCCAAACTGCATTGTCTCTTCATAAAAGGACTCCAATGTTCTCAGCGTATCCGTGCCTAAATATATCCCGTCAATAATAAAGATCGGCCGAACAATGTCAAAACCATATCTTTGATTCTTATTTTCCTTGGGGTTTACAACTCGAATTCGAATATCATTTGTAAAAGACGTTCTGCACTGGAATATGTCATAACGATCTCTTCTGGTATTGCCCCTAGGATTTTTGCTCACGCACAATCCTTTGTCTCCATCATCATGAAAAAACAAATCATAACTTCTTGCAAAGACAAAATCTGATAAAACAAATAAGCATAGAATCAAACAAATCTTTTTCATTACCTAACCTCAACTAAAATATCTTGCTCAACCATATAGCCGCCCTCGGCAAGCCTCAACTGAATTTTTTGCTCCCCTGCAGCGGGAAATTCATAGTCAAAATGCGACGCTGGAGCTACAGAATTCCATTTCCCGTCAAAAAAGATTTCTAAGGAAGGCAAATCATTCCTATTGGTGCTGACAAAATACGGATCATAGAACAGACGAATTTTTGAACCCCGTACAA contains these protein-coding regions:
- the carB gene encoding carbamoyl-phosphate synthase large subunit encodes the protein MKIEGIDKVLIIGSGPIVIGQACEFDYSGTQACKALREQGYKIVLVNSNPATIMTDPVMADATYIEPLNLERLEQIIAKERPQALLPNLGGQTGLNLSSALNKAGILDKYGVKVIGVNLDAIERGEDREIFKATMQQLGIDTPRSGICHSVEEAEKIVAEIGYPVVVRPAYTMGGAGGGFCYNVEELRTICGNGLELSMTHQCLIEESILGWEELEVEVVRDSKNQMIAICFIENIDPVGVHTGDSFCAAPFLTIDKKLEEKLKTDAFKIVEAIGVIGGTNVQFAHDPKTGRVVIIEINPRTSRSSALASKATGFPIALVSAKLAAGMTLDQMDYWRDGTLEKYTPSGDYVVLKFARWAFEKFRGVDDCLGTQMKAVGEVMAIGKTYKETLQKAIRGLENGRAGLGFAKDFNKKTKEELLDMMKTASSERHFQMYEAIRKGATDEEVFAATYEKAYFVQQMRELVELEEKMLKTPGRMPSDELLIQAKKDGFGDKYIAKILGIREKDVRAKRIELGMVEGWCAVPVSGVKDQYYYYSTYNCKDESTATNNPKKIMILGGGPNRIGQGIEFDYCCCHAAMALREMGYETIMVNCNPETVSTDYDTSDKLYFEPVTLEDVLQIYKKEQPAGVIVQFGGQTPLNIARALSDEGVKILGTSIDSIDIAEDRDLFRKMMDQLEIPMPESGMATNIDEALACVKQIGGYPVMIRPSFVLGGRGMEVIYDENMLREYVAKAVGVTPDRPLLIDRFLHNALECEADALSDGEHVYIPSVMEHVELAGVHSGDSACIIPPVTITEANLKTIKDYTRKIAESLHVCGLMNMQYAIEDGKVFVLEANPRASRTVPLVSKVCNTQMARLATRLMMGEKLEDLKLKDKKFKHHGAKEAVFPFDKFPKVDPVLGPEMRSTGEVLGLSEDFALAYYKSQEAAGSILPSSGAVLISLSDKTNLCDQAIEVCQRFQELGFKIYATEGTAKFYEKAGVKCEVVNKIAEGRPNVLDVILNKQVNLIINTPWARRDAVADESAIRKAAIKYKTPYITTLAAALDTVKGIAAAKAGKGEVKSLQEYHASIEEV
- a CDS encoding HU family DNA-binding protein, with amino-acid sequence MNKQELIEAILANKEAGIESKAAAGRAVDAVLDGIAAGIKKDGNVQLIGFGTFQVKERAARTGRNPQTGATIKIKASKTVSFKVGAALKATASAKKAAKKSK
- a CDS encoding AI-2E family transporter: MRRAWTIDRIMRNLIVVLGIGAMLWVLNYLSGVLFPFFAAFLLAYILDPVVCKLQEKLKHRIIAVVLVIFALALIVTGAGYVFVPMVVNEVRHLGELIPKMFSDSTWVSRISVFVPEDMWQSVKGMISWDQIAKSMRSLDFWQSAQSVADRVLPSAWGLLSKTSHLIAWLSGAALIFMYLVFIMLDMPKLRRGAKSLVPRKFRIDAADFGKEVDRFMGSYFRAQSLVALTVGVLYAIGFGIIGLPMGVAFGLFSGALNMIPYLQLTTIPLALLLAVVYALDTAMPFWEVAVIVLAIYGLVQVIQDFFLVPKIVGSSMDLPPVGILLSLSIWGKLLGFLGLIVAIPFTCICLVYLEKIQKKADEIAEDEGEPSPEA
- a CDS encoding rRNA adenine N-6-methyltransferase family protein, with translation MSQCPYCKSEVAEVKILHLDLRICPHCYSTFFPCDQTMAFRSDLSDKSRELWLKALLAKNVQDPVCDNVCCIDHGEPLVEGKLPDYGTDGKVTTCCKMFHFTPSMTVALLKRTLEHPFQVPGKEEKHHFFFIRWLFNLVDKFIGEKMPDEDPMDLLQYNLRLKPILEPEDK
- a CDS encoding tetratricopeptide repeat protein → MAKVVQITPENFETEIAQASETKAVAVLFSSAEYPDCAPYAQLVGSFSTSMDFTLGVVSCDDRANMQLIQAFRVRSVPEVHIVDKGQIADVIAGVLPEADLKKRLEKFYTSDETRTQNTLEEAIANKQFDEALPLLNEALQKTPDDKKLLLLWAKASLGMGDTEKAKEILNKFTEADDQYKEAKSLLELLDFHAEAAKKDVQGKEAIVYQQCCILAAGEQFEDALQAFLNLYVEAPEWNDGAAKKAMLTLFGVLGPKHELTWKYRAKLNTIMFI
- a CDS encoding biotin attachment protein, producing MKKIKFQDTSFRDGFQSIFGARVFAKDFMPAVEAACHAGITHFEAGGGARFQALYQNCGEDAFDMMDEFRRVVGPKARLQTLARGINVVALAPQPRDMIKLHADMFKKHGMTRIRNFDALNDVNNLIYSGKCITDAGLEHEVVVTMMELPPGCSGAHDPEFYERILKNILDAGVPFASVCFKDASGTANPNKVYETFKRARKLLGDDVELRIHSHDTCGTGVAQYVAAINGGADGVDLARKPLSGGTSQPDLFSMFHALKGSEFQLALGEDGIVDDHIKELMDANNVAVECLKDYNFPPEARQISPDVIFSPMPGGALTANTLMMRETKTFHLYDKVIKNMSECVARGGFASSVTPVSQFYFQQAYMNTINENAGRDRWFKMTEGYGKMLLGYQGKTPCEPDPELVKIAADQFKMEPFSVAHPGVQCAEEILEPGIPAAKKQLEENGLPVNDENIFIVGCLQTKAGNKGIEFLKGNRHIGVPKKDPNAAPAVDTKNMKAGQASTYRIALGNQSWDVQVSTLK